Proteins encoded in a region of the Gulosibacter sediminis genome:
- a CDS encoding recombinase family protein — protein MARGLTTAATPRRPSRPIAKPSVHRMLTNPYYKGSVRYQGVTYAGAHEAIVPNKVWDYVQTVLGRHRSPRTQRGCTSTT, from the coding sequence GTGGCGCGCGGGCTGACGACAGCTGCGACGCCGCGGCGACCTTCTCGGCCCATCGCCAAGCCATCGGTGCACCGGATGTTGACGAACCCGTACTACAAGGGCAGCGTGCGGTACCAAGGTGTCACCTATGCCGGAGCGCACGAGGCGATCGTCCCGAACAAGGTGTGGGATTACGTGCAGACCGTGCTCGGTAGGCACCGCTCGCCGCGGACGCAACGCGGGTGCACGAGCACTACTTGA